GGTGCGCGGCGCGAGCCCCGAGACGGATACCTATTTGTGGATGCTCGAACAATCGATCGCATGAACGACATCATGACCCAGACACTCGACAGACCCGCCATCCACGTGTACGACAGCGTATCCGGCTCGCTCGATCATCCCGACCTGATCCGGCTCGCGCCGGGGCTCGTCGCGGCCGCGTTCCGGCTGATGAAGCTCGTGCCCGCCAAGTACATCATCGAGAACGCGATCGCGAGCGGGCAGCTGAATCCCGGGATGCCGGTGCTCGAGACGTCGAGCGGCACGTTCGCGATGGGCATCGGGATCGTCTGCGCGGAAAAGCGCATCCCGTTTCACATCGTCAGCGACGCGGCGATCGACGAACGGCTGCAGGCGCGCCTGCGGCAGCTCGGCGGGCGCGTGCAGATCGTCGGGGCGAGCGCGGCCGGCTCGAACGTCCAGGTGCTGCGGCTCGAAGCGCTGCAGGAGCAGCTGCGCGACAACCCCGGCGGCTTCTGGCCGCGGCAGTATGACAACCCGGACAACCAGCGCGCGTATCGCGCGTTCGCCGCGCAGCTCGTCCGCACGTTCGGCACGAATCTCGCGATCGTCGGCACGGTCGGCTCCGGCGCGTCGACGTGCGGCACGATCCGGGCGCTGCGCGAGGTCGATCCGTCGATTCCGCTCGTCGGCGTCGATACGTTCGGCAGCGTGCTGTTCGGCCTGCCGGTCGGTCCGCGCGCGCTGCGCGGCCTCGGCAATTCGATCTATCCGAACAACCTCGACCACACGTGCTTCGACCAGGTGCACTGGGTGTCGCCCGCCGAGGCCTTCGCGAGCACGCGCCGGCTGCACCGCCAGCACGGGCTGTATTGCGGGCCGACGTCCGGCGCGGCGTTCATGGTCGCCGAATGGCTGCGCGCGCAGCGCGACGACGGCAGGACGATCGTGTTCATCGCGCCCGACGAGGGCCATCGCTACATCGACACCGTCTACGACGACGCATGGCTGCGCGAGCAAGGGCATGCCGTCGCCAGCGCCGACGCCGCGCCGGCCGCCGAGCCCGTGCGGGCGGTGAGCCCGAACGCCGCGTCCGGCCCATGGGCGTACGTCGAGTGGGGACGCCGCACGTTCGAGCAGGCGACCGGCCGCTCGCGTCCGGCGGGCAGCGTGCTCGAGCAGATCCGCGATGTCCGGCCCGCGCCCGTCGCATGACGCCGCGAGCGTCGCGTCGCGTTTCGATTTTCCTTTGGCGGCCACATTCATCGTGAAGACCTTCGTATTCATCGAAAGCAACACCACCGGCACCGGCCGGCTCTGTCTGCAAAAGGCGCTGCTGCGCGGCTTCGACGTGCTGTTCGTCACGAGCCGCCCGCAGCTCTATCCGTTC
This genomic stretch from Burkholderia oklahomensis C6786 harbors:
- a CDS encoding cysteine synthase family protein codes for the protein MNDIMTQTLDRPAIHVYDSVSGSLDHPDLIRLAPGLVAAAFRLMKLVPAKYIIENAIASGQLNPGMPVLETSSGTFAMGIGIVCAEKRIPFHIVSDAAIDERLQARLRQLGGRVQIVGASAAGSNVQVLRLEALQEQLRDNPGGFWPRQYDNPDNQRAYRAFAAQLVRTFGTNLAIVGTVGSGASTCGTIRALREVDPSIPLVGVDTFGSVLFGLPVGPRALRGLGNSIYPNNLDHTCFDQVHWVSPAEAFASTRRLHRQHGLYCGPTSGAAFMVAEWLRAQRDDGRTIVFIAPDEGHRYIDTVYDDAWLREQGHAVASADAAPAAEPVRAVSPNAASGPWAYVEWGRRTFEQATGRSRPAGSVLEQIRDVRPAPVA